The Choloepus didactylus isolate mChoDid1 chromosome 13, mChoDid1.pri, whole genome shotgun sequence genome contains a region encoding:
- the SMIM3 gene encoding small integral membrane protein 3 isoform X2: MDAVSQVPMEVVLPKHILDIWVIVLIILATIVIMTSLLLCPATAVIIYRMRTQPVLNGAV, translated from the coding sequence ATGGACGCCGTCAGCCAGGTCCCCATGGAAGTTGTGCTCCCCAAGCACATCCTGGACATCTGGGTCATTGTCCTCATCATCCTGGCCACCATTGTCATCATGACCTCCTTGCTGCTGTGCCCAGCCACTGCCGTCATCATCTATCGCATGCGGACTCAGCCCGTCCTCAATGGGGCTGTCTGA